From one Planococcus citri chromosome 3, ihPlaCitr1.1, whole genome shotgun sequence genomic stretch:
- the LOC135840590 gene encoding phospholipid-transporting ATPase ABCA3-like — protein MRFRKLTLLMWKNYRWRRHFWVWTLIEALVPVFIAIYIPYVILLKPNSWAKSTVTKYQSSFNPTNNKTFILYKTVLTNVLAYTPWNPSNQQIVENVVNILNGLSIEDYENTKKTMTVKNFSSENDLESFMFNRTACGTCIGIVFEQSSHDVFRYKLRLNDFTKTLGSRVLREKPAPAQHDVYVERGFAGIQLLLNEEFIRMQINKTDWHPPEFHPAFLEFPVPEYETSTIPRNGFITIASLSIIITSVALSIPFINAVIQEKETGVMELMKIHGVEEWMIWLSWLIHAFIVPAISLTLMTLVFKTSALSNGIELVRYVSFPALWLLFMMYSLANISFICLFCAIFHKGIVASFTFIVVLIANFLWIAFYHELNLQSTAIFIALIPASAFAIAIETVQKYELLGESFGLTSFGSIFYSVGMLLFDIVLYSLLTLYITSINPGTHGVPKKPLFFLESLLKKDEKKKESTNELQILTGTQINYNESSSSQLRPLITIKNLTKQYGSSYAISAVDLVIYENEIIAVLGHNGAGKTALLTSIAGLSSYDEGTLFYRGAELKDNLDTLRTNLGICFQEDRLFDYLSVADHLKFYAMCLIIGGIGAAKLITIDTRIV, from the exons ATGCGTTTTCGTAAACTGACTCTACTTATGTGGAAAAATTACCGATGGCGTCGACATTTCTGGGTATGGACGCTGATAGAAGCCTTAGTACCAGTTTTCATAGCTATTTATATACCGTACGTGATTCTGCTGAAACCAAATTCGTGGGCTAAATCAACCGTTACTAAATATCAGTCATCGTTTAATCCCACGAATAATAAAACTTTCATACTGTATAAAACAGTTTTAACTAATGTATTAGCTTACACACCTTGGAATCCGTCCAATCAACAGATCGTAGAAAATGTCGTAAATATATTGA ATGGACTTTCTATCGAAGACTACGAAAACACTAAGAAAACAATGACGGTGAAAAACTTTTCGAGTGAAAATGATTTAGAATCGTTCATGTTTAATCGTACTGCTTGCGGCACGTGTATTGGAATTGTTTTCGAACAATCGTCGCATGATGTATTTCGGTATAAGTTGAGATTGAATGATTTTACCAAAACATTAGGATCACGTGTGTTGAGAGAAAAACCTGCGCCTGCTCAACATG ACGTATACGTAGAAAGAGGCTTCGCAGGAATCCAGTTGTTATTGAATGAAGAATTTATACGCATGCAAATTAATAAAACAGATTGGCATCCACCCGAG TTTCATCCAGCATTCCTGGAATTTCCTGTTCCTGAATACGAAACCAGCACAATTCCTAGGAATGGTTTTATAACCATAGCGTCTCTAAGCATTATCATTACTTCTGTAGCATTATCTATTCCTTTCATAAATGCTGTTATTCAAGAGAAAGAAACCGGTGTTATG GAATTAATGAAGATACACGGTGTAGAAGAATGGATGATTTGGCTTAGTTGGCTAATTCACGCCTTTATAGTGCCTGCAATATCGCTAACTTTGATGACATTGGTTTTCAAAACCTCCGCATTAAGTAATGGCATAGAACTTGTCCGTTACGTGTCTTTTCCAGCTCTTTGGTTGCTGTTTATGATGTACAGTCTCGCAAATATATCGTTCATTTGCTTGTTTTGCGCAATTTTTCACAAAG gtatCGTTGCTTCTTTCACTTTCATAGTTGTGCTGATCGCTAATTTTCTATGGATCGCTTTTTACCACGAATTAAACCTTCAGAGCACCGCGATATTTATTGCTTTAATTCCAGCCTCTGCTTTTGCTATAGCTATTGAAACTGTGCAAAAATACGAACTTCTAG GCGAATCATTTGGTCTGACATCTTTCGGATCCATTTTTTATTCAGTTGGTATGCTACTATTTGATATTGTTCTATACTCATTGCTCACATTATACATTACATCTATAAATCCTGGAACCCACGGTGTGCCGAaaaaacctttattttttctggaa tctcttttaaaaaaagatgaaaagaagaaagaatcGACGAATGAATTACAAATATTGACCGGTACACAAATAAATTACAACGAATCTTCGTCCTCTCAGCTCAGACCATTGATAACGATTAAAAATCTAACCAAACAGTACGGATCTTCGTATGCCATTAGTGCAGTTGATCTTGTAATTTATGAAAACGAAATAATTGCTGTTTTAGGACATAATGGAGCTGGTAAAACTGCTCTTTTAACTTCAATAGCAG GTTTAAGCTCGTACGATGAAGGGACCTTATTTTACAGAGGAGCCGAATTGAAAGATAACTTGGACACATTGCGAACAAATTTGGGAATTTGTTTTCAAGAAGATAgattattcgattatttatCGGTTGCGGATCATCTTAAATTTTACGCTATG TGTTTAATAATAGGTGGTATCGGAGCTGCGAAGTTGATAACTATTGATACTCGTATTGTTTAG
- the LOC135840591 gene encoding ABC transporter A family member 6-like — protein MKMLEMRGKENSKANTLTISSRRKLSFAIALLKKPKILILDEATFGMDFISKRRAWSMLKNLRKDHTIILSTGYAKEAARLADRVAILQNGTVVTHGTPAYLENTFGTGYELIITIEKNTNHVPLLELVKKVISDALVTQQKYNVIAFKIPPAEIIKFVQVFKELEQNKKSLGIINMEVAYATLEQILSKIQNEFLETPKRLSKIIHDKITPKNRSNDQNVTYSTNLPSAKPSPTLGDSNFQVEKGFSLKVQQMRVLLEVKILYTKRSYLNVIVKRYNGLIQGHNQINASSTFQLGYYKDEEMGTESLEKITFFYTRHVDKNNTNQHLFKYAVEIPNKKHIVENRERK, from the exons ATGAAGATGCTGGAAATGCGGGGAAAAGAAAATTCTAAGGCGAATACACTGACAATAAGCTCAAGAAGAAAATTAAGTTTCGCGATTGCCTTGCTCAAGAAaccaaaa ATACTGATACTAGATGAAGCAACCTTTGGAATGGATTTTATATCGAAAAGAAGAGCATGGAGTATGCTTAAA AATTTGCGAAAAGATCACACTATAATTTTGAGTACCGGTTATGCAAAAGAAGCAGCAAGATTGGCCGACCGGGTAGCCATTTTACAAAATGGTACTGTTGTAACCCATGGAACTCCGGCGTATTTGGAAAACACATTCG gaACTGGATATGAACTGATTATTAcaatagaaaaaaacacaaaccatgTCCCTCTACTAGAACTCGTTAAAAAAGTGATATCCGATGCTCTGGTCACACAACAAAAATATAATGTAATTGCGTTCAAGATACCACCGGCGGAAATAATTAAATTCGTTCAGGTGTTCAAAGAATtggaacaaaataaaaaaagtttggGAATAATAAACATGGAGGTAGCGTACGCTACATTGGAACAAATATTATCGAA aatacaaaatgaatttctggAAACACCGAAACGATTGTCGAAAATAATTCACGACAAAATTACTcccaaaaatcgttcaaatgaCCAAAATGTTACGTATTCGACGAATTTGCCTTCTGCGAAACCAAGTCCAACGTTGGGTGATTCGA attttcaGGTTGAGAAAGGATTTTCACTCAAAGTTCAGCAAATGAGAGTATTACTTGAAGTGAAAATTCTGTATACGAAAAGAAGTTATCTAAATGTGATTGTCAAG AGATACAATGGGCTAATTCAAGGCCATAATCAAATAAATGCGTCCTCAACTTTTCAACTGGGTTATTATAAAGATGAAGAAATGGGCACTGAGTCATTAGAAAAGATAACTTTCTTCTACACAAGACACGTTGATAAGAATAATAC CAATCAACATTTATTCAAATACGCTGTTGAAATACCAAATAAGAAACACATCGTGGAAAATAGAGAACGTAAATAA
- the LOC135840227 gene encoding ATP-binding cassette sub-family A member 17-like, whose protein sequence is MYIFNRIEESILTDYAQFVSFGLFYYPLKYIILFIPFLNFTLLFNKFLEIWKHNSACDSCQPFLKSSCEGNLQKLSFWSFPSSGNPNGLSLGLLFLFIDIILYAVLLSLINMGYIDRWFNSLTSFLLRHSDDGQDDEYDVKQERFEIENIKKDKSKYNKTSLIADGLSKNYFTSIKPTTAIENISFIAQRGTCFGILGVNGAGKSTILKILAGKICPSKGNVSIEGVELNTRKSEYFSMIGYCPQTSPLFDEFTGKEMLEIFGLLSGIRKKDIETITDKWISDFELEKIQDKICKIHSHTNKRKLSIAISLIGDPKVVILDEPTCGIDSDGKNKFYEIMSKHRESGKTIIFCSTSMDECQKLCDRITIIINGEMHCIGTVAHLKKKFAVGFSVSIRIRRSGSSSKDVVLLEQNILNVFGHRYCFLKEEHRDLLYYHIKDPSLSWSTVFERMENIKRNNAIVEDYILRNISLKEIFTAFTQPEQTSSKSTYRESI, encoded by the exons ATGTACATATTTAACCGAATCGAAGAATCTATTCTCACTGATTATGCTCAATTCGTATCGTTCGGCTTATTTTATTATCCGTTGAAGtacataattttattcattccGTTTCTGAATTTCACTctacttttcaacaaatttttggaaatatggaaacataattcggcatgtgaTAGTTGCCaaccttttttgaaatcgtcCTGCGAAG GCAACTTGCAGAAATTATCTTTCTGGAGTTTTCCATCAAGTGGGAATCCTAATGGACTATCGTTAGGATTGTTGTTTTTGTTCATCGATATAATTCTCTACGCCGTTTTACTATCCTTGATAAATATGGGATATATTGATCGCTGGTTCAACTCACTGACTTCGTTCTTACTTCGGCATTCAGATGATGGCCAAGACGACGAATACGATGTAAAACAGGAGCGTTTCGaaatagaaaatattaaaaaagataaatcaa AATACAATAAAACATCGCTGATAGCTGACGGATTAAGCAAGAACTATTTTACTTCGATTAAACCCACCACAGCTATTGAGAATATCAGTTTTATTGCTCAACGTGGAACTTGTTTCGGTATTTTAGGAGTGAACGGAGCTGGTAAATCTACTATTCTTAAAATATTAGCGGGGAAAATCTGTCCGTCCAAGGGGAACGTTTCAATTGAAGGCGTTGAGTTGAATACTAGAAAAAGTGAA tatttttccaTGATTGGATATTGTCCTCAAACTAGTCCTTTGTTTGATGAATTTACCGGTAAAGAAATGTTGGAAATATTCGGATTGTTGAGCGGAATTAGAAAAAAAGATATCGAGACTATAACGGATAAATGGATATCAGATTTTG AGCTGGAAAAGATTCAggataaaatttgtaaaattcacAGTCACACTAATAAACGCAAGCTCAGCATAGCGATTTCGTTGATAGGAGATCCCAAAGTGGTTATTTTAGATGAACCTACATGTGGAATAGATTCCGatgggaaaaataaattttatgaaatcatGTCCAAACATAGAGAATCTGGTAAAACTATAATCTTCTGTTCAACGAG TATGGACGAATGCCAAAAATTATGTGATCGAATTACTATTATAATAAATGGCGAGATGCACTGTATTGGGACCGTGGcacatttaaaaaagaaatttgcaGTTGGATTTTCCGTCTCGATTAGAATTCGTCGTAGTGGCAGTTCTTCAAAAGACGTTGTTCTTCTGGAACAAAATATTCTGAATGTTTTCGGTCATAGGTACTGCTTTCTTAAGGAAGAACATCGA GATTTATTGTATTATCACATAAAAGATCCCTCTTTAAGTTGGTCAACGGTATTCGAAAGAATGGAAAACATCAAGCGTAATAATGCGATAGTGGAAGACTACATTCTAAGAAATATCAgcttgaaagaaatttttacagcCTTCACACAACCAGAACAAACTTCCAGTAAAAGTACATATCgtgaatcgatttga
- the LOC135840221 gene encoding phospholipid-transporting ATPase ABCA3-like: MCFGVLGVDGSGKTTILKMMTAETTPTSGDASIQGISLTSDTKRYVSKIGYCPQTNPLMDELTGREMLALIASLRGISGYDSEVLIDQWISFLKMEKYQHRFCSTYSNGSKRKLCTALALLGNPKVVFLDEPTTDLDPVSTRRLHDIIKKCKSAGLIVVLASPNMEECEILCDRLTILVRGVMQCIGTLKDLKKQYAQGYSVTLKIHYDVTSADETFALEENMTNVFNPQYCELIEEQRGLLRYHISDPAVQWSDLFRNLEDIKNNNPIVEEYIATNTTLDDIFISFSQSEYDPNSSDYY, encoded by the exons ATGTGTTTTGGAGTTTTGGGAGTGGATGGATCTGGGAAAACAACCATTCTGAAAATGATGACTGCTGAAACAACTCCAACGAGCGGAGATGCCTCAATTCAGGGCATCAGTTTGACTTCTGATAcaaaacga tatgTCTCCAAGATTGGATATTGTCCTCAAACTAATCCTCTGATGGACGAATTAACAGGTAGAGAAATGTTGGCATTGATCGCATCGTTGAGAGGGATTTCAGGATACGACTCTGAAGTACTCATCGATCAGTGGATCTCTTTCCTTA aaatggaaaaataccaACATAGGTTTTGCAGTACATATAGCAATGGAAGTAAACGAAAATTATGCACAGCACTTGCATTACTTGGCAATCCTAAAGTAGTTTTTCTTGACGAGCCTACGACTGATTTGGATCCGGTGTCGACTCGCAGATTACAcgatattattaaaaaatgcaaaagtgcAGGTTTAATAGTGGTGTTGGCGTCGCCGAA caTGGAAGAATGCGAAATTCTGTGTGATCGTTTGACTATTTTGGTTCGAGGCGTGATGCAGTGCATTGGAACTTTGAAAGATTTGAAGAAACAGTACGCTCAGGGATATTCTGTGACTTTAAAAATCCACTACGACGTCACTTCCGCGGATGAAACTTTTGCCTTGGAAGAGAATATGACGAATGTATTTAATCCTCAATATTGCGAACTTATAGAAGAACAAAGG GGTTTATTACGTTATCATATCAGTGATCCAGCTGTTCAATGGTCGGACTTATTCAGAAATTTAGAAGACATTAAGAATAACAATCCAATTGTAGAGGAATATATAGCCACCAATACAACGCTGGACGAcattttcatctctttttcTCAGTCGGAGTACGACCCAAACTCCTCAGATTATTATTAA